A region from the Lolium perenne isolate Kyuss_39 chromosome 4, Kyuss_2.0, whole genome shotgun sequence genome encodes:
- the LOC127323702 gene encoding uncharacterized protein isoform X1: MSSSIRSSRRPPPETCEHSQPAMLDTPVMPAGQQEEETSHDHIFREFMAGVARFEELVDGGRRFLTRFRQELEYFRRPRVPVESDVIGEIVRSNCTDRMKSYLESGCSLHCQSISNLSQLNSCEGELKGCIHKVKALLKELQCLVEGAYDATLTANLRAMHVPDESTADNKMNDQSHCREEKGEQPSDHLDSNSSLVTLMILVHNMLKLDYMMQEKIVGSLSLKSSSTELDGYCLMWDLRPYVEGDLMNLAWKSCP; encoded by the exons ATGTCTTCCTCGATCCGCAGCAG ccgccgcccgccgccggaaACTTGCGAGCATTCCCAGCCAGCCATGCTGGACACGCCGGTGATGCCCGCCGGGCAACAAGAAGAGGAAACCAGTCACGACCACATCTTCAGGGAATTCATGGCCGG GGTGGCGCGGTTTGAGGAGCTCGTGGATGGCGGGAGGCGATTCCTGACGAGATTCCGGCAAGAGCTAG AGTATTTTCGGAGGCCGCGGGTTCCGGTTGAATCGGATGTTATAGGTGAGATAGTTAGATCTAACTGCACCGACAGGATGAAGTCCTATCTCGAATCAGGCTGCAGCCTTCACTGCCAGAGCATCTCCAACTTGAGCCAGT TAAATTCATGCGAGGGAGAGCTCAAAGGTTGTATACACAAAG TGAAGGCACTGCTCAAAGAACTTCAATGCCTAGTGGAAGGTGCTTATGACGCAACACTAACAGCCAATTTGCGTGCTATGCACGTTCCAGACGAGAGCACTGCTGATAACAAGATGAACGACCAATCCCACTGCAGAGAG GAGAAGGGGGAGCAACCTTCAGATCACCTCGACAGCAATTCATCGCTCGTTACATTGATGATCCTCGTCCATAACATGCTAAAGCTTGATTACATGATGCAG GAGAAGATTGTCGGGTCACTGTCCCTCAAATCATCATCCACGGAGCTTGATGGTTACTGCCTTATGTGGGATCTGAGGCCGTACGTCGAGGGCGACTTGATGAATCTTGCGTGGAAATCATGCCCGTAG
- the LOC127323702 gene encoding uncharacterized protein isoform X3, whose amino-acid sequence MLDTPVMPAGQQEEETSHDHIFREFMAGVARFEELVDGGRRFLTRFRQELEYFRRPRVPVESDVIGEIVRSNCTDRMKSYLESGCSLHCQSISNLSQLNSCEGELKGCIHKVKALLKELQCLVEGAYDATLTANLRAMHVPDESTADNKMNDQSHCREEKGEQPSDHLDSNSSLVTLMILVHNMLKLDYMMQEKIVGSLSLKSSSTELDGYCLMWDLRPYVEGDLMNLAWKSCP is encoded by the exons ATGCTGGACACGCCGGTGATGCCCGCCGGGCAACAAGAAGAGGAAACCAGTCACGACCACATCTTCAGGGAATTCATGGCCGG GGTGGCGCGGTTTGAGGAGCTCGTGGATGGCGGGAGGCGATTCCTGACGAGATTCCGGCAAGAGCTAG AGTATTTTCGGAGGCCGCGGGTTCCGGTTGAATCGGATGTTATAGGTGAGATAGTTAGATCTAACTGCACCGACAGGATGAAGTCCTATCTCGAATCAGGCTGCAGCCTTCACTGCCAGAGCATCTCCAACTTGAGCCAGT TAAATTCATGCGAGGGAGAGCTCAAAGGTTGTATACACAAAG TGAAGGCACTGCTCAAAGAACTTCAATGCCTAGTGGAAGGTGCTTATGACGCAACACTAACAGCCAATTTGCGTGCTATGCACGTTCCAGACGAGAGCACTGCTGATAACAAGATGAACGACCAATCCCACTGCAGAGAG GAGAAGGGGGAGCAACCTTCAGATCACCTCGACAGCAATTCATCGCTCGTTACATTGATGATCCTCGTCCATAACATGCTAAAGCTTGATTACATGATGCAG GAGAAGATTGTCGGGTCACTGTCCCTCAAATCATCATCCACGGAGCTTGATGGTTACTGCCTTATGTGGGATCTGAGGCCGTACGTCGAGGGCGACTTGATGAATCTTGCGTGGAAATCATGCCCGTAG
- the LOC127323702 gene encoding uncharacterized protein isoform X2: MSSSIRSSRRPPPETCEHSQPAMLDTPVMPAGQQEEETSHDHIFREFMAGVARFEELVDGGRRFLTRFRQELEYFRRPRVPVESDVIGEIVRSNCTDRMKSYLESGCSLHCQSISNLSQLNSCEGELKGCIHKVKALLKELQCLVEGAYDATLTANLRAMHVPDESTADNKMNDQSHCREKGEQPSDHLDSNSSLVTLMILVHNMLKLDYMMQEKIVGSLSLKSSSTELDGYCLMWDLRPYVEGDLMNLAWKSCP, translated from the exons ATGTCTTCCTCGATCCGCAGCAG ccgccgcccgccgccggaaACTTGCGAGCATTCCCAGCCAGCCATGCTGGACACGCCGGTGATGCCCGCCGGGCAACAAGAAGAGGAAACCAGTCACGACCACATCTTCAGGGAATTCATGGCCGG GGTGGCGCGGTTTGAGGAGCTCGTGGATGGCGGGAGGCGATTCCTGACGAGATTCCGGCAAGAGCTAG AGTATTTTCGGAGGCCGCGGGTTCCGGTTGAATCGGATGTTATAGGTGAGATAGTTAGATCTAACTGCACCGACAGGATGAAGTCCTATCTCGAATCAGGCTGCAGCCTTCACTGCCAGAGCATCTCCAACTTGAGCCAGT TAAATTCATGCGAGGGAGAGCTCAAAGGTTGTATACACAAAG TGAAGGCACTGCTCAAAGAACTTCAATGCCTAGTGGAAGGTGCTTATGACGCAACACTAACAGCCAATTTGCGTGCTATGCACGTTCCAGACGAGAGCACTGCTGATAACAAGATGAACGACCAATCCCACTGCAGAGAG AAGGGGGAGCAACCTTCAGATCACCTCGACAGCAATTCATCGCTCGTTACATTGATGATCCTCGTCCATAACATGCTAAAGCTTGATTACATGATGCAG GAGAAGATTGTCGGGTCACTGTCCCTCAAATCATCATCCACGGAGCTTGATGGTTACTGCCTTATGTGGGATCTGAGGCCGTACGTCGAGGGCGACTTGATGAATCTTGCGTGGAAATCATGCCCGTAG